Below is a window of Leifsonia sp. NPDC080035 DNA.
GACCACCGCTGGCACTGAAGCCGGCGCGGCGCCGACGCGCAGCCGACGGGGGCGCTGCGGCGGTCAGCCGGTGGTGCCGTCGCGCTGAGCCGTCTGGTGCTCTGCGCGCAGGTCGTGGTCGAGCTCGCGGCAGAGCGTCTCGTAGTGGTCGCGCATCGCCGGGTAGTAGTCGTCCCACTTCGGCATCGGCTTGCCGTCGTGGGCGGCGACGAGCCGGTCGAGGTAGTAGTCCCAGCCGATGCAGTAGTCGGCCGAGGTGGACACCGAGCGCAGCCGCTGGCCGAAGGTGACCGTGGTGTGGCCGCTCGCCTCGGTGAGGTGCACGAACATGACGAGGGAGTCCGGCGCCTTGCCCACATCCACGTGGAGTCGGTGCGGCGCCTCGCAGAGCATGACGGCGACGTTCTCCCACTCGGCGTCGTCGCCTTCCGCGTTCATGCGGAACTTGACGGCCCCGGTCGAGCCGGTGCCCGTGTACTCGCCGACCCAGAGCGCGAGCCTCGGGGAGCGGCTGAAGTAGGTCCACACCTCTTCGATCGGAGACTTGAAGATGCGGTCGAGGACCACATACACCCCGTCGTCCTTGCGAACCAGTCGACCTGTCGGCTGCGGCATCATGGTGACCTCCCGGAGAGTCCGCCCCCTTGGTGAGCCCCACCTTAGTCACGTCCCCGGGGTTCCGGCAGGGGGAGCCCGCGGGTCCGTGTTCGAGTCCTCTCAGCCCTCCAGCACGGCCATCGCGGCGTTGTGGCCGCCGAGGCCGCTCACCGCGCCGCCGCGGCGCGCGCCGGAGCCGCACATCAGGATGCGGGGGTGCGCCGTGGCGACACCCCAGCGCTCCGCGGGGGTGTCAAGGGCGTCGTCGTCCTCGGCGAACGGCCAGGAGAGCGGCCCATGGAAGATGTTGCCGCCCGGCATGTTGAGGGTGTGCTCGAGGTCACGGGTGGTCTTCGTCTCGATGCACGGATTGCCGTCCGCGTCGGTCAGCAGCAGGGACTCGATGGGCTCGGCCAGCACGGAGTTCAGCGACGCGAGCACCGCATCCTGGAGCCGTCTGCGGGTCTCGTCGTTGTTGTCGTCGGTCAGCCAGCGGTCGGGTGTGTGCAGTCCGAACACGGTGATCGTCTGCGCGCCGGACTCGGCCAGGTCCGGGTCGAGGATGCTCGGGTCGGCGAGGGTGTGGCAGTAGATCTCGCACGGCAGCAGCTCGGGCATGACGCCGCGGGTCATCCCCGTGTACGCCTCCTCGAGCTGCGTGTAGGTCTCGTTGATGTGGAAGGTGCCGCCGAAGGCCGCCTTCGGGTCGATCGCCTCGTCGCGGAGGCGCGGCAGGCGCTCGAGCAGCAGGTTCACCTTGACCTGGGCGCCCTCGGCGACGGGACGCTTCTCGGCGCTCGCCGCATCCCCGAGCAGCCGGTCGAGGACGGCGGGAGCGACGTTCACCAGCACGTGCTCGCCGACGACGTGACGCTCGTGCCCGTTGCGCGTGTAGACGACGGTGCCGTCCGGCGCGATGGAGGTGACCTCGGCGTCCGTGACGATGCGGGCGCCGGCCTCGCGCGCGACGCGGGCCAGCTCGCCGGTGACGGCGCCCATCCCGCCGACGGGCACATCCCATTGGCCCGTGCCCTGGCCGATGACGTGGTAGAGGAAGCAGCGGTTCTGGGCGAGGGAGGGGTCGGAGACGCTGGCGAAGGTGCCGATGAGGGCGTCCGTCGCCGCGACGCCGCGGACGAGGTCGCTTTCGAGCCGTGACTCGATGAATCCCCCGATCGGCTTCTCGATGAGCGCATCCCAGAGATCGTCGTCGCCTACGAGGGCCTTGGCCTCGCTGCGGGTGAGGAGCGGCTCCGTCACGGTCGGCCAGAGCGCGCGCGCGACCGCGGTCGTGGACTCGTAGAATCCGGTGAACCGCTCGGCGTCGTCGGCCGCGCCGATGCGGGCGAAGGATGCGGCGGTCGCGTCGGCGTCCGTGTTGTCGATGAGCAGGCCGGCGCCGTCCGGATCGCCGGGAACCGGGGTGTACGAGGAGTAGCGGCGGCGGACGAGCCGGATGTCCAGGCCCAGGTCGTCGATGATGCGCTGCGGCAGCAGGCTGACCAGGTAGGAGTAGCGGGACAGTCTCGCCTCGATGCCGGAGAACGCCTGAGCGCTCACGGCCGCGCCGCCGACATCCGGCAGTCGTTCGAGCAGGATGACGCTCTTGCCTGCGGCGGCGAGGTAGGCGGCCGCGGTGAGTCCGTTGTGACCTCCGCCGACGATCACCACATCGTGCGTCGGCGCGGGGGAGAGAGCAGGGTCGGTCATGGAACAGAGCCTAGGGGACCGTCACGGCCGGGCGTGCTCCGGGACCGCCTGCGCCAGCGCGCGACGTGCCGCGACGACGCCGGGGCTCGCCGCGGACGCCCGCCTGGCCGAGGTGAAGACCGTGCGGCGGGGCGAACCGGGCAGCGGCAGGAGGCGGACGGCCGGCTCTTCTCCCGCCCACACCAGGTCGGGAAGGAGGCCGACGGCGTTGCCCGACGCGATCAGGCGGATGTGGGCGACGAGGTCTGCCGTCTCGAAGCGCACATCCGGTTCGAACCCGGCGGCACGGCAGAGCTGGACGGCCCAGGTGCGCGCGGCCGTGCCCTCCGGTTCGAGCACCCACGGCAGCGCTGCCGCCTCCGCGAGCGAGTCGGTGCGAATGCGCGAGCCGCGTTCCCGCGAGCTGGCGAGGTGGATGCTGTCGGTGGCGAGTTCCGCGCGGTCGAGGCCGCTGCGCAGCGCGCGGGTGCTTCCGGGATACTGCTCGGCGATGACGAGATCGAAGTCGCGCGCCGACACCTCGAAGAGCCCCTGCTCGGGCTCGCGCTCGGTCACCTCGACACGCAGCTCGGGGTAGTCGCGCGCAAGCGCGGAGAGGGCGCCAGGGAGGATGGCGTGCGCGGCCGACTGGAAGACCGCGATGCGCACGAGGCCGGACACCGTGGTCACGGCGTCGGCGACGGCGGACTCCGCGAGGTCCAGGGCGTCCAGGATGGCCGCGGTGTGCTGGGCGAGGAGTTCGCCCTGCGGCGTGAACCGGAGCCGGCGCCCGGACTTCACCAGCAGGACGGCGCCCACCTCCTTCTCGAGGGCCGCGAGTTGCTGGGACACCGACGACGGGCTGTACGAGAGGGCCTCGGCGACGCCGGCGACGGTGCCGCGGATCTTGAGCTCCCGCAGCAGGCGCAGCTTTCGGACGTCCAGCATCGGTTGCTCCCATCATTCAGCTGAGCCGAACGATACCCTTCGGAAACGTTCGCTGTCGCTGAGCATAATGGCGGCCTCAGAATGTTCTGCACAGGCTCGTGCATCCTGCGACTTCTCCCCGGATCCGGGCGGTCGCCTCGGAGCCGCTATTCGGAGGAAATACAGTCGTGGACATGGTTGATCACACGGACGGGGTGGCGTCGCGCTCCGCGGAGGCCGCTCCGGGGCGGCTCGCCCAGGAGGCGATCGCGCTGGTTCGGCGCTGGCTCGAGCAGAGCTCCGGCGCGGACGGCGGCACGCCGCCACAGGATCCGGCAGCCGAGCGCCTGGCCGGTGTGCTCAAGGACCCGGACGGCCTCGAGTTCGCCGTCGGGTTCGTGGACGGCGTCGCCCGTCCGCAGGACCTCTTCGTCGCGGGCTACAACCTGCAGCGGGTCGCCAAGAAGATCCCGGCGTTCCTGCCCTGGTACATGCGCCTCGCCATCTGGCTCGGCGGTGTGTTCGGCCCGGTCGTCCCGTGGGTGGTGATCCCGACCGCGCGGCGAGTAATGCGCCGCATGGTCGGCCACCTCGTCGTCGACGCGACGCCCGAGAAGCTGGGACCGGCGATCGCCCACCTGCGCACGCCGAACGATCCGGCCGGGCACGGCGCCCGGCTCAACCTCAACCTCCTCGGCGAGGCCGTGCTCGGCGAGAAGGAGGCGGCGCGCCGTCTCGAGGGCACGCGCGCGCTTCTGGCCAGGGACGACGTCGACTACGTCTCCATCAAGGTCTCGTCGATCGCCTCCCAGCTCTCGATGTGGTCGTTCGACGAGACGGTCGAGCGCGTGATCGACCGCCTGACCCCGCTCTACGAGCTCGCTGCGTCCTCGCCGACCCCCAAGTTCATCAACCTCGACATGGAGGAGTACCGCGACCTCGACCTGACCATGGCCGTCTTCACGGGCATCCTGAGCAAGCCGCAACTGCTCGGGCTGGAGGCGGGCATCGTGCTGCAGGCCTACCTGCCGGACGCGCTGGATGCGCTGCAGCGGCTGACCGAGTGGTCGACGCAGCGGCGCATCCAGGGAGGCGCACCGATCAAGGTGCGCGTCGTGAAGGGCGCGAACCTCGCGATGGAGCGCGTGGACGCCGCCATGCACGACTGGCCGCTCGCGACGTACGGGAGCAAGCAGGCGACGGACACGAACTACAAGCGGGTCCTCGACTGGGCGCTCACGCCCGAGCACACGGACGCGGTGAAGATCGGCGTGGCCGGCCACAACCTGTTCGACGTCGCGTACGCCTGGCTGCTCGCGTCGGAGCGGGGGGTCACCGATCGCATCGACTTCGAGATGCTGCTCGGCATGGCGACGGCGCAGGCCGAAGCCGTGAAGGGGACCGTCGGGCAACTGCTCCTCTACACGCCGGTGGTGAACCCCGCGGAGTTCGACGTCGCCATCTCGTACCTGATCCGCCGGCTCGAAGAGAACGCGAGCCAGGAGAACTTCATGTCGGCCGTGTTCGAGCTCGACAGCGATCCGGAGCTCTTCGAGCGGGAGAAGGCGCGGTTCCTCGCCTCGGTCGCCGACCTCGAGAACGACGGGCTGCCGCACGGTGCGGCGCCGTTGCCCAACCGGCAGCAGGACCGATCGCGCGAATGGGACGAGGCGACCGCTCCCGCGTTCACCCGGCCGCCCGTGGCGTCGGAGCCCGCTGACGGACGCGGTGACGAGGGACTGACGAGTGTCGTGCTGGGTCTGACCCGCGGCTCCTCGGGGGCCGCTGGACTCGGCGCCCTCGATGCCGGCTCGGTGCCGGCGGCGGCCGACGGCTTCCGCAACGCCGCGGACACCGATCCCTCGCTCGCCGCCAACCGCGCGTGGGGGCGACGGATCCTGCAGCGCTCGGCGCAGAGCGAACTGGGCGTCGCGAGCATCCAGGCAGCGGCGGTGACGGACGCAGAGGCGCTCGACGGCATCATCCAGGGCGTGCACACGGCGGGCGGCTGGTGGGGATCGCTCAGCGGACGCGAGCGGGCGGCCGTGCTCGACCGCGCCGGACACGCGCTCGAGGCGAACCGCGACCGGCTCATCGAGGTGATGGCGGCCGAGACCGGCAAGACGATCGCGGAGGCCGACCCCGAGGTGAGCGAGGCGGTCGACTTCGCCCACTACTACGCGACGCTCGCCCGCGACCTCGACACGGTGCAGGGGGCACGGTTCGTCCCGTCGCGGCTGACCGTCGTCACGCCGCCGTG
It encodes the following:
- a CDS encoding proline dehydrogenase family protein, whose translation is MVDHTDGVASRSAEAAPGRLAQEAIALVRRWLEQSSGADGGTPPQDPAAERLAGVLKDPDGLEFAVGFVDGVARPQDLFVAGYNLQRVAKKIPAFLPWYMRLAIWLGGVFGPVVPWVVIPTARRVMRRMVGHLVVDATPEKLGPAIAHLRTPNDPAGHGARLNLNLLGEAVLGEKEAARRLEGTRALLARDDVDYVSIKVSSIASQLSMWSFDETVERVIDRLTPLYELAASSPTPKFINLDMEEYRDLDLTMAVFTGILSKPQLLGLEAGIVLQAYLPDALDALQRLTEWSTQRRIQGGAPIKVRVVKGANLAMERVDAAMHDWPLATYGSKQATDTNYKRVLDWALTPEHTDAVKIGVAGHNLFDVAYAWLLASERGVTDRIDFEMLLGMATAQAEAVKGTVGQLLLYTPVVNPAEFDVAISYLIRRLEENASQENFMSAVFELDSDPELFEREKARFLASVADLENDGLPHGAAPLPNRQQDRSREWDEATAPAFTRPPVASEPADGRGDEGLTSVVLGLTRGSSGAAGLGALDAGSVPAAADGFRNAADTDPSLAANRAWGRRILQRSAQSELGVASIQAAAVTDAEALDGIIQGVHTAGGWWGSLSGRERAAVLDRAGHALEANRDRLIEVMAAETGKTIAEADPEVSEAVDFAHYYATLARDLDTVQGARFVPSRLTVVTPPWNFPVAIPAGGVLAALAAGSGVVIKPAPQAKRAGAVMVEALWEAGVPREVLALVDVAESDLGQRLVADARVDRVILTGSYETAKLFRSWRPDLPLLAETSGKNAIIVTPSADYDLAVSDIVKSAFGHAGQKCSAASLVILVGSVAKSERFRHQLVDAATSMRVGYPQDATSQMGPLIEPASGKLLHALTTLGAEEEWLVQPRRLDDTGRLWSPGIRTGVQPGSYFHLTEFFGPVLGIMTARNLEEAIRFQNAIEYGLTAGLHSLDSDELALWLDTVEAGNLYVNRGITGAIVRRQPFGGWKRSSVGAGTKAGGPNYLVGLGNWRADAGRTSSSLHLRGLEPRVTQLIESGQSSMDYPAFDLVRRSALSDAIAVATEFHQTKDVSGLGVERNLFRYRPVPVAIRLSEGASLPELLRVMAAATVARSRFTVSTALTLPKPMLQVLREREVEVVVETDAHWLSRVRGHRIAAHRIRLIGGDASALAAALGGSPDVAVYAGEVTPSGRVEVLPFLHEQAISITNHRFGNPTRLSEGVI
- a CDS encoding LysR substrate-binding domain-containing protein, whose amino-acid sequence is MLDVRKLRLLRELKIRGTVAGVAEALSYSPSSVSQQLAALEKEVGAVLLVKSGRRLRFTPQGELLAQHTAAILDALDLAESAVADAVTTVSGLVRIAVFQSAAHAILPGALSALARDYPELRVEVTEREPEQGLFEVSARDFDLVIAEQYPGSTRALRSGLDRAELATDSIHLASSRERGSRIRTDSLAEAAALPWVLEPEGTAARTWAVQLCRAAGFEPDVRFETADLVAHIRLIASGNAVGLLPDLVWAGEEPAVRLLPLPGSPRRTVFTSARRASAASPGVVAARRALAQAVPEHARP
- a CDS encoding SRPBCC domain-containing protein, producing the protein MYVVLDRIFKSPIEEVWTYFSRSPRLALWVGEYTGTGSTGAVKFRMNAEGDDAEWENVAVMLCEAPHRLHVDVGKAPDSLVMFVHLTEASGHTTVTFGQRLRSVSTSADYCIGWDYYLDRLVAAHDGKPMPKWDDYYPAMRDHYETLCRELDHDLRAEHQTAQRDGTTG
- a CDS encoding NAD(P)/FAD-dependent oxidoreductase, with product MTDPALSPAPTHDVVIVGGGHNGLTAAAYLAAAGKSVILLERLPDVGGAAVSAQAFSGIEARLSRYSYLVSLLPQRIIDDLGLDIRLVRRRYSSYTPVPGDPDGAGLLIDNTDADATAASFARIGAADDAERFTGFYESTTAVARALWPTVTEPLLTRSEAKALVGDDDLWDALIEKPIGGFIESRLESDLVRGVAATDALIGTFASVSDPSLAQNRCFLYHVIGQGTGQWDVPVGGMGAVTGELARVAREAGARIVTDAEVTSIAPDGTVVYTRNGHERHVVGEHVLVNVAPAVLDRLLGDAASAEKRPVAEGAQVKVNLLLERLPRLRDEAIDPKAAFGGTFHINETYTQLEEAYTGMTRGVMPELLPCEIYCHTLADPSILDPDLAESGAQTITVFGLHTPDRWLTDDNNDETRRRLQDAVLASLNSVLAEPIESLLLTDADGNPCIETKTTRDLEHTLNMPGGNIFHGPLSWPFAEDDDALDTPAERWGVATAHPRILMCGSGARRGGAVSGLGGHNAAMAVLEG